One Corynebacterium efficiens YS-314 DNA segment encodes these proteins:
- a CDS encoding monovalent cation/H(+) antiporter subunit G: MTIQLFTDIISLIFILTGAVLSFSAAVGLVRFRDTMSRVHAITKPQTTGLILTVVGALIRMLGHEDFDFSMRGDMGILVLLILFAMLTSPVTAQRVGRVSRREGLYGEKDTLSRNDAPADRGVKKSG, translated from the coding sequence ATGACCATCCAGTTGTTCACCGATATCATCTCGCTGATCTTCATCCTCACCGGTGCCGTGCTGTCCTTCTCCGCGGCGGTCGGTCTGGTCCGCTTCCGGGATACCATGTCCAGGGTGCATGCGATCACCAAACCACAGACCACCGGTCTGATCCTCACGGTGGTTGGTGCGCTGATCCGCATGTTGGGTCATGAGGATTTCGATTTCTCCATGCGCGGCGACATGGGCATCCTCGTCCTGCTCATCCTCTTCGCCATGCTCACCAGCCCCGTCACCGCGCAGCGCGTGGGACGTGTCTCGCGTCGTGAGGGCCTCTACGGGGAGAAGGACACCCTGTCCCGCAATGACGCACCTGCCGACCGCGGGGTGAAGAAGAGCGGTTAG
- a CDS encoding peptide deformylase, which produces MTVRPIVIHGDPVLHNPTREVTEPISELQELIADMYETMEVANGVGLAANQIGVSKRIFVFNCPDDEGTMHRGCFINPVLETSEIPETMPADDGSDEEGCLSVPGEGFPTGRADWAKVTGLNEDGEEWSMEGTGFLARCFQHEVGHLDGVVYTDTLIGRWKRLAKKTIKANGWTEPGLTWTPGVDEDPFGHDV; this is translated from the coding sequence ATGACTGTCCGTCCAATTGTTATCCACGGTGATCCCGTCCTCCACAACCCGACCCGGGAGGTGACCGAACCCATCTCCGAGCTGCAGGAACTGATTGCAGATATGTACGAGACGATGGAGGTCGCCAACGGTGTCGGCCTGGCCGCGAACCAGATCGGTGTGTCCAAACGCATCTTCGTGTTCAACTGCCCCGATGATGAGGGCACCATGCACCGGGGCTGCTTCATCAACCCGGTCCTGGAGACCTCGGAGATCCCCGAGACCATGCCCGCGGATGACGGCTCCGATGAGGAGGGGTGCCTCTCGGTGCCCGGTGAGGGCTTCCCGACGGGTCGCGCCGACTGGGCGAAGGTCACCGGTCTCAACGAAGACGGTGAGGAGTGGTCGATGGAGGGCACCGGTTTCCTCGCCCGCTGTTTCCAGCACGAGGTGGGTCACCTGGATGGCGTGGTCTACACCGACACCCTCATCGGGCGGTGGAAGCGCCTGGCCAAGAAGACCATCAAGGCCAACGGGTGGACCGAGCCGGGTCTGACCTGGACCCCGGGTGTGGATGAGGATCCCTTCGGACATGACGTCTAG
- a CDS encoding multidrug ABC transporter permease, whose translation MFVNVLKSEWIKLRTTRSFWWTTALIILLSVGFAAITGTFATGEDLATTLLLAGSTVAGVYIASFIVVIVQAVMMFTTEFRYGYQQQSFLATPSRWVVAVAKWLLYTVLAMVIIFITVLLCFYVAKALASDLASSTLDVWNDDEALRIMWQYPVGAALLVTFSSGIALLLRQSAGAIALILMWHLALEDLAGILPRVGEFVGKYGPFTNLRSFITGYQTADPGWGPEFGAVYFGIWAVVLFIAGIVALEKRDA comes from the coding sequence ATGTTCGTCAATGTTCTCAAATCCGAATGGATCAAACTCCGCACCACCAGGTCCTTCTGGTGGACCACGGCGCTGATCATCCTGCTCAGTGTGGGTTTCGCCGCCATCACGGGTACGTTCGCCACCGGGGAGGATCTGGCCACCACACTGCTGTTGGCGGGCAGCACCGTGGCCGGGGTGTACATCGCCAGTTTCATCGTGGTGATCGTCCAGGCGGTCATGATGTTCACCACCGAGTTCCGGTACGGCTATCAGCAGCAGTCCTTCCTGGCCACCCCGAGCCGCTGGGTGGTCGCGGTGGCGAAATGGCTGCTCTACACGGTGCTGGCCATGGTGATCATCTTCATCACGGTGCTGTTGTGCTTCTATGTGGCCAAGGCCCTGGCCTCGGATCTGGCCAGCAGCACACTGGATGTCTGGAATGACGACGAGGCGCTCCGGATCATGTGGCAGTACCCGGTGGGGGCGGCCCTGCTGGTGACCTTCTCCTCCGGTATCGCCCTGTTGCTGCGGCAGTCCGCCGGCGCCATCGCGCTGATCCTCATGTGGCACCTCGCCCTGGAGGATCTGGCGGGTATCCTGCCCCGGGTCGGGGAGTTCGTGGGTAAATACGGCCCCTTCACCAACCTGCGGTCCTTCATCACCGGGTACCAGACCGCGGATCCGGGGTGGGGACCGGAGTTCGGCGCGGTCTACTTCGGGATCTGGGCGGTGGTGTTGTTCATCGCCGGCATCGTGGCGCTGGAGAAGCGGGATGCCTGA
- a CDS encoding alpha/beta fold hydrolase: MMNDRMTQPIVFIPDAGELPDVFTEVVNALPADLKPRIAPWSGTVGRGQEDVEKLLDKHELRRIILVGGGRGAAVALRVAQAQPGRITHLVLDTPVISLDEQTRKVGRALKRVPGFLFRGRNKEELLNQVDELDGTSAGDFADVATPTLIISGTTHPELVDALPRVVTVSVDGAGRRTYRTHPGEFGAHLGRFLADS, encoded by the coding sequence ATGATGAACGACAGAATGACCCAGCCGATTGTCTTCATCCCCGATGCCGGGGAGCTGCCGGATGTGTTCACCGAGGTGGTCAACGCACTGCCCGCAGACCTGAAACCACGCATCGCCCCCTGGTCGGGGACGGTGGGGCGGGGGCAGGAGGACGTCGAAAAGCTCCTGGACAAGCACGAACTACGTCGCATCATCCTGGTGGGTGGGGGACGCGGGGCGGCCGTGGCGCTGCGCGTCGCACAGGCACAGCCGGGCCGGATCACCCACCTGGTGCTGGATACGCCGGTGATCTCCCTGGATGAGCAGACCAGGAAGGTGGGTCGCGCCCTGAAGCGCGTGCCCGGTTTCCTGTTCCGGGGGCGTAACAAGGAGGAGCTGCTCAACCAGGTTGATGAGTTGGACGGCACCTCCGCGGGTGATTTCGCGGATGTGGCCACGCCGACGCTGATCATCAGCGGCACCACCCACCCCGAGCTTGTCGACGCCCTGCCCCGGGTGGTCACCGTCAGCGTCGACGGTGCGGGGCGGCGCACCTACCGCACCCACCCCGGCGAGTTCGGTGCCCACCTGGGGCGGTTTCTGGCGGATTCCTGA
- a CDS encoding glutamate--cysteine ligase: MAIEFKRSPKPTIGVEWEIALVDPESRDLAPRAAEVLEIVAERHPEVHLEGEFLQNTVELVTGICDTVPEAVAELDRALAAVQEAATELGLRPWTSGSHPFSDFRENPVSKKGSYDEIIARTQYWGNQMLIWGIHVHVGISHEDRVWPIINALVTNYPHLLALSASSPAWDGLDTGYASNRTMLYQQLPTAGLPYQFQSWDEWVSYMADQDKSGVINHTGSMHFDIRPASKWGTIEVRIADSTSNLRELSAIAALTHCLVVHYDRMIDRGEQLPTLQPWHVAENKWRAARYGLDAEIIISRDTDEAMVQDELRRLVDRLTPLAAELGCLRELDLVLEIIERGGGYERQRRAYQRTGTWIAAVDLACDELNELRPLEAE; this comes from the coding sequence ATGGCCATCGAGTTCAAGCGTTCACCGAAGCCCACCATCGGCGTGGAGTGGGAGATCGCGCTCGTCGATCCGGAATCCCGTGACCTGGCACCCCGTGCCGCGGAGGTGTTGGAGATCGTCGCCGAGCGCCACCCCGAGGTCCACCTGGAGGGGGAGTTCCTCCAGAACACGGTGGAGCTGGTCACCGGTATCTGCGACACCGTGCCGGAGGCCGTCGCCGAACTGGACCGTGCCCTGGCCGCGGTGCAGGAGGCCGCCACCGAACTGGGTCTGCGTCCCTGGACTTCCGGTTCGCACCCGTTCTCGGATTTCCGGGAGAACCCGGTGTCCAAGAAGGGTTCCTACGATGAGATCATCGCGCGCACCCAGTACTGGGGTAACCAGATGCTCATCTGGGGCATCCACGTCCATGTGGGCATCAGCCACGAGGACCGCGTGTGGCCCATCATCAATGCCCTGGTGACCAACTACCCGCACCTGCTGGCACTGTCCGCTAGTTCCCCGGCGTGGGATGGCCTGGACACCGGGTATGCCTCCAACCGCACCATGCTCTACCAGCAGCTGCCCACCGCGGGCCTGCCATACCAGTTCCAGAGCTGGGATGAGTGGGTGTCCTATATGGCCGATCAGGATAAATCCGGGGTGATCAACCACACCGGGTCCATGCACTTTGACATCCGGCCGGCCTCCAAATGGGGAACCATCGAGGTCCGCATCGCCGATTCCACCTCCAACCTGCGAGAACTCTCCGCCATCGCGGCGCTCACGCACTGCCTGGTGGTGCACTATGACCGCATGATCGACCGCGGGGAGCAGCTGCCCACCCTGCAGCCGTGGCATGTCGCCGAGAACAAGTGGCGCGCCGCGCGCTACGGCCTGGATGCGGAGATCATCATCTCCCGCGACACCGACGAGGCCATGGTGCAGGATGAACTGCGCCGCCTGGTGGACCGCCTCACCCCGCTGGCCGCTGAACTGGGCTGTCTGCGCGAGTTGGATCTGGTCCTGGAGATCATCGAACGCGGTGGTGGTTATGAACGCCAGCGCCGCGCCTACCAGCGCACCGGGACCTGGATCGCGGCGGTGGATCTGGCCTGCGATGAGCTCAATGAGCTCCGGCCCCTGGAGGCTGAATGA
- the cls gene encoding cardiolipin synthase, translating into MSISIDLEVWQTIGLIVDYTIKIIAIGYVPEGRRPSTSTAWLLAILLIPFLGLPLFLLMGSPYINKRRHRIQQEINDLIEDVHDDVPDYPDGVSVHPELESVIRLNRRLTNMPAVIGVNHGVHSDYDATIKRMTAAVDEAQDYIYVEIYIMAWDDTTKPFFEALERAEKRGVKVRLLFDHVGSWKYPGYRKLKKNLTAMGIEWYLMLPLQPWRRRFRRPDLRNHRKMLIIDGHLGFMGSLNMIDASYLQRKNIKIGRKWVDLMVELSGPIVSSMEMVFAGDWYVESNEALEIRDHEEAHTTIPDTAQNSQKNLVQLVPSGPGYNTEPNLRMFNSIVHHAKSRLVLCSPYFIPDESLLEAVTSACYRGVQVELFVSEEADQFMVNHAQSSYYQALLEAGVKIYMYPKPFVLHTKYVLADPDHSADGVPVGVVGSSNLDMRSFGLNYEISMMVAKGDLINDLNDLTEHYKDICLRLTLDQWNQRSWGRRYLDNVMRLTSALQ; encoded by the coding sequence ATGAGCATATCCATCGACCTGGAAGTCTGGCAGACCATCGGTCTGATCGTGGACTACACGATCAAGATCATCGCCATCGGTTATGTCCCCGAGGGCCGCCGCCCCAGCACCTCCACCGCCTGGCTGCTGGCCATTCTCCTCATCCCCTTCCTGGGCCTGCCGCTGTTCCTGCTCATGGGGTCGCCCTATATCAATAAACGGCGACACCGCATCCAGCAGGAGATCAATGATCTCATCGAGGACGTCCACGATGATGTCCCCGACTATCCCGACGGGGTCAGTGTCCACCCGGAGCTCGAATCCGTCATCCGCCTGAACCGGCGCCTGACCAACATGCCCGCCGTGATCGGTGTCAACCACGGGGTGCACTCCGACTATGACGCCACCATCAAACGCATGACCGCGGCCGTGGATGAGGCACAGGACTACATCTACGTCGAGATCTACATCATGGCCTGGGATGACACGACCAAGCCCTTCTTCGAGGCCCTGGAACGCGCCGAGAAACGCGGGGTGAAGGTGCGTCTGCTCTTCGACCACGTGGGCAGCTGGAAATACCCCGGCTACCGCAAACTGAAGAAGAACCTCACCGCCATGGGCATCGAGTGGTACCTCATGCTGCCCCTGCAGCCGTGGCGCCGACGCTTCCGCCGACCCGACCTGCGCAACCACCGCAAGATGCTCATCATCGACGGACACCTCGGTTTCATGGGGTCCCTCAACATGATCGATGCCAGCTACCTGCAGCGCAAGAACATCAAGATCGGCCGCAAATGGGTGGACCTCATGGTGGAACTCTCCGGCCCCATCGTGTCCTCCATGGAGATGGTCTTCGCCGGTGACTGGTACGTCGAATCCAATGAGGCCCTGGAGATCCGCGACCACGAGGAGGCCCACACCACCATCCCCGACACCGCCCAGAACTCCCAGAAGAACCTGGTGCAGCTGGTGCCGTCCGGCCCCGGGTACAACACCGAACCCAACCTGCGGATGTTCAACTCCATCGTGCACCACGCGAAATCACGGCTGGTGCTGTGCAGCCCCTATTTCATCCCCGATGAATCCCTCCTGGAAGCCGTCACCTCCGCCTGCTACCGGGGTGTGCAGGTGGAACTGTTCGTCTCCGAGGAGGCCGACCAGTTCATGGTCAACCATGCCCAGTCCTCCTACTACCAGGCGCTGCTGGAGGCCGGGGTGAAAATCTACATGTACCCCAAGCCCTTCGTCCTGCACACCAAATATGTCCTCGCGGATCCCGACCACTCCGCCGACGGTGTGCCGGTGGGCGTGGTCGGATCCTCCAACCTGGATATGCGCAGTTTCGGCCTGAACTATGAGATCTCCATGATGGTGGCCAAGGGCGATCTGATCAACGATCTCAACGACCTGACCGAGCACTACAAGGACATCTGCCTCCGGCTCACCCTGGACCAGTGGAACCAGCGCAGCTGGGGAAGGCGTTATCTGGACAATGTCATGCGGCTGACCTCGGCGCTGCAGTAG
- a CDS encoding Na/Pi symporter: MAGDFEYVQHPRRTLPPPIPAGRGPAAAFLPGTFHPINPRKITPGNDQVLLSGWGKFVRWLVVLASIFAIIVGINLILDGVYNVGSASTTRMYDLARDPLIGLLIGILATALVQSSTTTTTLTVAAVGAGIVSVPVAIPIIMGANVGTTMTALLVAFSYMGERREFKKAFTTAAMHLWFNMLVMIVMLTIEMLFHPLRSVSGELSEAFLGAGDTSAPTTHVVQAVVEPFIALIGTNGLFGMAGSAGMATLLALGAGTLLILVAIRVMSYQLRMITAATAHSLLDKFSLSGPEDTPHISARSNLIGFGIGLLFTVLVTASSVTVSSMQPFAVTQSLKRRVILAVILGANVGTTLTATVATLAIVGVYGAFALQAALVHVLFNVIGAILVLSIPRLSRMIITLAETSAGIAARSYTNALIIILGFYIAIPAAVLLLYTLMN; this comes from the coding sequence GTGGCCGGAGACTTCGAATACGTTCAACATCCACGACGCACGCTCCCCCCACCCATACCGGCGGGACGCGGGCCCGCGGCGGCGTTCCTCCCCGGCACCTTCCATCCGATCAATCCGCGTAAGATCACCCCCGGCAATGACCAGGTCCTCCTGTCCGGCTGGGGGAAATTCGTGCGCTGGCTGGTCGTGCTGGCCTCCATCTTCGCCATCATCGTGGGCATCAATCTCATCCTCGACGGGGTGTACAACGTCGGCTCCGCCAGCACCACGCGCATGTACGACCTGGCCCGTGATCCCCTCATCGGCCTGCTCATCGGCATCCTGGCGACAGCCCTGGTCCAATCCTCCACCACCACCACGACGCTGACCGTGGCCGCAGTCGGCGCCGGCATTGTCTCCGTGCCCGTCGCCATCCCCATCATCATGGGTGCGAATGTGGGCACCACCATGACCGCACTGCTCGTCGCCTTCTCCTATATGGGTGAACGCAGGGAATTCAAGAAGGCCTTCACCACGGCCGCGATGCACCTGTGGTTCAACATGCTGGTCATGATCGTCATGCTCACCATCGAGATGCTCTTCCACCCTCTGCGGAGCGTCTCCGGCGAACTCTCCGAAGCATTCCTGGGGGCGGGGGACACCTCCGCACCCACCACCCATGTGGTCCAGGCGGTGGTGGAGCCGTTCATCGCCCTCATCGGCACCAATGGGCTGTTCGGCATGGCGGGCAGCGCCGGCATGGCCACCCTCCTGGCGCTGGGCGCCGGCACCCTCCTGATCCTGGTGGCCATCCGGGTGATGAGCTACCAGCTGCGGATGATCACCGCCGCCACCGCCCATTCCCTGCTGGACAAGTTCTCCCTCTCCGGTCCGGAGGACACCCCGCACATCAGCGCGCGGTCTAATCTCATCGGTTTCGGCATCGGGTTGCTGTTCACCGTCCTGGTCACCGCATCCTCGGTCACGGTATCGTCCATGCAGCCCTTCGCGGTCACCCAGTCACTGAAACGACGGGTCATCCTCGCGGTCATCCTGGGCGCCAATGTGGGCACCACCCTCACCGCCACGGTGGCCACCCTCGCCATCGTGGGGGTCTACGGTGCCTTCGCTCTCCAGGCCGCCCTGGTGCACGTGCTGTTCAACGTCATCGGCGCGATCCTCGTGCTGTCCATCCCACGGCTGTCCCGGATGATCATCACCCTGGCGGAGACCAGCGCGGGTATCGCCGCACGCAGTTACACCAACGCACTGATCATCATCCTCGGGTTCTACATCGCCATTCCCGCGGCGGTGCTGCTGCTCTACACCCTGATGAACTAG
- a CDS encoding DUF3263 domain-containing protein, which yields MLSADDLTLLQFEASAPRAPGAKEEAIRATFGISPVRYYQRLNLIIDTPEAMKIHPTLVSRLRRRAGKID from the coding sequence ATGCTCAGCGCTGATGATTTAACGCTCCTTCAGTTTGAGGCGTCCGCACCCCGGGCACCGGGGGCGAAGGAGGAGGCCATCCGGGCCACCTTCGGGATCTCCCCGGTGCGCTACTACCAGCGGCTCAACCTCATCATCGATACCCCCGAAGCGATGAAAATCCACCCAACCCTGGTGTCCAGGTTACGGCGTCGCGCCGGAAAGATAGACTAA
- a CDS encoding N-acetylglutamate synthase, CG3035 family: protein MTSRLPRFRSHNPAIGDRVVVRRRIEGADVHWTDVIGHVTALDPLVVRPQSVGGMPSTAREIIIPDDQLEVVRILSPRTIRNSDIRAVEVATAKAFPGLSNEWVDGWLLRAGDGITERSNSASPLGPTTGFDPVPLDAIEEFYAAHSLPVRLHIPERIGKPALKVISAEPEAWHLGPEILVMTRELSTLDPFTLPEGLEFRVDEQPDDDWLNMYHFRGHALPPHALELLRTRIDGQMGFGRLVTSLGQTVAITRATITAAESRTFLGYSAVEVAPAYRRRGLGTALGARIQHWGAEMGAAEAYLQVISRNEAGIGLYTKLGFTEHHRHRYAKRTR, encoded by the coding sequence ATGACGTCTAGGCTGCCGAGGTTCCGCAGCCACAACCCGGCGATCGGTGACCGCGTGGTGGTGCGGCGCCGCATCGAGGGTGCCGATGTGCACTGGACCGATGTCATCGGCCATGTCACCGCGCTTGATCCGCTGGTGGTGCGCCCCCAGTCCGTCGGGGGGATGCCGTCGACGGCCCGAGAGATCATCATCCCCGATGATCAGCTCGAGGTGGTGCGGATCCTCTCCCCGCGCACCATCCGCAACTCCGATATCCGCGCCGTGGAGGTCGCCACCGCCAAGGCCTTCCCGGGCCTGAGCAACGAGTGGGTGGACGGGTGGTTGCTGCGCGCCGGTGACGGCATCACGGAGCGATCCAACTCCGCCTCCCCGCTGGGCCCCACCACCGGATTTGATCCCGTGCCCCTCGACGCGATCGAGGAGTTCTATGCAGCCCACTCCCTTCCGGTGCGGCTGCACATCCCGGAGCGGATCGGTAAACCGGCACTCAAGGTGATCTCCGCCGAACCCGAGGCGTGGCACCTCGGACCGGAGATCCTGGTGATGACCAGGGAGTTGTCCACACTGGATCCCTTCACCCTGCCCGAGGGCCTGGAATTCCGGGTGGATGAGCAGCCCGATGACGACTGGTTGAACATGTACCACTTCCGCGGTCACGCGCTGCCGCCGCATGCGTTGGAGCTGCTGCGCACCCGCATCGACGGCCAGATGGGTTTCGGCCGGCTGGTCACCTCCCTCGGCCAGACCGTCGCGATCACCCGTGCGACCATCACCGCCGCGGAGTCGCGCACCTTCCTCGGGTACTCGGCCGTGGAGGTCGCGCCTGCTTATCGACGCCGCGGGCTGGGCACCGCGCTCGGCGCCCGCATCCAGCACTGGGGCGCCGAGATGGGCGCCGCGGAGGCATATCTGCAGGTCATCTCCCGGAATGAGGCGGGTATCGGGCTGTACACCAAGCTCGGTTTCACCGAGCATCACCGGCACCGCTACGCCAAACGCACCCGCTAG
- a CDS encoding exodeoxyribonuclease III produces the protein MRIVNWNVNSARTRVDRMVDFLIRHDVDVLAVQETKCRDDQFPYERFREIGYEVAHFGLSQWNGVAIISRVGIEDVQTSFPGQPGFDKDPGAEQAIEARAIGAGCGGVRVWSLYVPNGREIADPHYDYKLRWLFALRNHVADVLRANPEEKMILLGDFNIAPTDQDVWDISAFEGHTHVTEPERAAFQQLIEAGLTETSPGPGTFTYWDYKGARFLKGEGMRIDFQLATPALTADHTFVDVEERGGKGASDHAPVIVDYSV, from the coding sequence ATGCGCATCGTGAACTGGAACGTCAACTCCGCACGCACACGCGTGGACCGGATGGTGGATTTTCTCATCCGGCACGACGTGGATGTGCTGGCCGTGCAGGAAACAAAGTGCAGAGACGACCAGTTCCCCTATGAACGTTTCCGGGAGATCGGTTATGAGGTCGCGCACTTCGGCCTGAGCCAGTGGAACGGCGTGGCCATCATCTCCCGCGTCGGCATCGAGGACGTCCAGACGAGTTTCCCCGGGCAACCCGGGTTCGACAAGGATCCGGGTGCGGAGCAAGCCATTGAGGCCCGGGCCATCGGCGCGGGGTGCGGGGGCGTGCGGGTGTGGAGCCTGTATGTCCCCAACGGCCGGGAGATCGCCGACCCGCACTATGACTACAAACTGCGGTGGCTGTTCGCCCTGCGCAACCACGTGGCGGATGTCCTGCGTGCAAACCCCGAGGAGAAGATGATCCTGCTGGGTGATTTCAACATCGCCCCCACCGACCAGGATGTGTGGGACATCTCCGCCTTCGAGGGACACACCCACGTCACCGAACCCGAACGCGCCGCCTTCCAGCAACTGATCGAGGCGGGACTGACCGAAACCAGCCCCGGCCCCGGCACCTTCACCTACTGGGATTACAAGGGTGCACGCTTCCTCAAGGGTGAGGGCATGCGCATCGATTTCCAGCTGGCCACCCCCGCACTCACCGCCGATCACACCTTCGTCGATGTGGAGGAACGCGGTGGCAAGGGCGCCTCGGACCACGCACCGGTGATCGTCGATTACTCGGTATAA
- a CDS encoding multidrug effflux MFS transporter, which produces MSQGKQRLTTPLLLGLALITATPALSTDMYLPALPMIATDLDTTTPLVQLTLSAFMAGMAVGQLIIGPISDSLGRRRLLLVGAVVSLVASIGCALAPSIGVLIGMRLLQGLGGGACVVIARAIVPDLARGREAAQAFSLLMIIQAIAPVLAPVVGGVISAPFGWRAVFWALALINAAQLLVAVIGIRESRPVAERTGVGLGGMLSNYLHVLRNPRFLAYAAVLAVTFGAMFSYISASPFVLQNQLGMTPLMFSVVFAVNSLALMISGFLNRRLLNSVHPHRIMAGAMVGFISLNVLFLVQVALIRSTPLFLVLLFLIVAHVPLIMANATALGTAVVRERAGSGSAVMGFLQFSMGGLISPVVGLGADRALSMAVSMVGCALCAGIAVWFAGRHPLPDMG; this is translated from the coding sequence ATGTCACAGGGCAAACAGCGCCTCACCACCCCGCTCCTCCTCGGACTCGCCCTGATCACGGCCACCCCGGCGCTATCGACAGACATGTATCTCCCTGCGCTGCCCATGATCGCGACAGACCTGGACACCACCACCCCTCTGGTGCAACTGACCCTCTCCGCGTTCATGGCGGGGATGGCGGTGGGCCAGCTCATCATCGGGCCGATCTCCGATTCCCTGGGCAGGCGCCGACTCCTGCTGGTGGGCGCGGTGGTCTCCCTGGTCGCCAGCATCGGCTGTGCGCTGGCCCCCTCGATCGGGGTGCTCATCGGGATGCGCCTGCTCCAGGGGTTGGGCGGGGGAGCCTGCGTGGTCATCGCCCGGGCCATCGTCCCCGATCTGGCCCGGGGCAGGGAGGCCGCGCAGGCCTTCTCCCTGCTGATGATCATCCAGGCGATCGCCCCGGTGCTGGCCCCGGTTGTCGGTGGTGTCATCTCCGCACCGTTCGGCTGGCGGGCGGTGTTCTGGGCCCTGGCGCTGATCAACGCAGCCCAGCTGCTGGTGGCGGTAATCGGGATCCGGGAATCACGCCCGGTGGCGGAACGCACCGGGGTCGGGCTTGGGGGCATGCTGTCGAACTATCTCCATGTCCTGCGCAACCCCCGGTTCCTGGCCTATGCGGCGGTGTTGGCAGTGACCTTCGGCGCGATGTTCTCCTATATCTCCGCCTCCCCGTTTGTGCTGCAGAATCAACTGGGTATGACCCCGCTGATGTTCTCCGTTGTCTTCGCCGTCAATTCGCTCGCCCTGATGATCTCCGGGTTCCTCAACCGTCGCCTGCTCAACTCGGTGCATCCGCACCGCATCATGGCCGGGGCGATGGTGGGGTTCATCAGCTTGAATGTGCTTTTCCTGGTGCAGGTGGCGTTGATTCGTTCCACCCCCCTGTTTCTGGTGTTGTTGTTCCTCATTGTCGCGCATGTGCCGTTGATCATGGCCAATGCCACGGCACTGGGGACTGCGGTGGTGCGTGAGCGGGCGGGATCCGGTTCCGCGGTGATGGGTTTCCTGCAGTTTTCCATGGGTGGTCTCATCAGCCCGGTGGTGGGGCTGGGAGCCGACCGTGCGCTGTCGATGGCGGTGTCCATGGTGGGCTGTGCGCTGTGTGCGGGGATCGCGGTCTGGTTCGCCGGGCGTCACCCCCTGCCGGATATGGGGTGA
- a CDS encoding LytR C-terminal domain-containing protein, translating to MTSDMQNPSSSDAGEPAGESTGAATRNSGLPMRGLAMILIAVAVLLAAWALWSMLNDGDESVTADTTTTAATTHAGEDTPAARDAGTETTTGTGDESGEGTPAGEPREDEGDSQRDDQREGQREGQPAPAPAAGESAVAQRPTGTPVTTLHVLNNSTVPQLAARVAESLESDFQKVESGNLPDVVIPRNTVYFTEGNPGAEQAARELADRVNGVAMERSPVLPEETGGKDALVLVLVEDVNL from the coding sequence ATGACTTCGGACATGCAGAACCCCTCCTCCTCCGACGCCGGTGAACCCGCTGGTGAATCCACCGGTGCAGCCACCAGGAACTCCGGCCTGCCCATGCGCGGTCTGGCGATGATCCTCATTGCCGTGGCCGTGCTGTTGGCGGCGTGGGCACTGTGGTCGATGCTGAACGATGGCGATGAGTCCGTCACCGCTGACACCACGACCACCGCTGCCACCACCCATGCCGGGGAGGACACTCCAGCTGCCCGGGATGCGGGTACTGAGACCACCACCGGGACTGGGGATGAGAGCGGGGAGGGCACCCCTGCCGGGGAACCCCGCGAGGATGAGGGCGACAGCCAGCGCGATGACCAGCGCGAGGGCCAGCGTGAGGGCCAGCCCGCCCCGGCACCCGCTGCCGGTGAGTCCGCCGTAGCCCAGCGTCCCACCGGCACCCCGGTGACCACCCTGCATGTGCTCAACAACTCCACCGTCCCGCAGCTGGCGGCCCGTGTCGCCGAATCCCTCGAGTCGGATTTCCAGAAGGTCGAATCAGGCAACCTTCCTGACGTGGTGATCCCGCGCAACACCGTCTACTTCACCGAGGGCAACCCCGGTGCGGAGCAGGCTGCCCGTGAACTGGCCGACCGTGTCAACGGTGTCGCCATGGAACGCAGCCCGGTGCTGCCGGAGGAGACCGGGGGCAAGGACGCCCTCGTCCTGGTCCTCGTCGAGGACGTCAACCTCTAA